The window CGTAGAATTAAATCAAAAAGTTAAGGGAGGAGAATCTGTTCTTGCCACTTTCTAGATGACCGAAAAAGAGTTAGATAAAAAATTTAATGCCGCTTTCGCGAAAGCGTCCTCTGAAGAACAATCTCTGGTGCCACCAGACTTGCAACTTCATCTCTATGCCTATTATAAACGAGCTATAGATGAACCTTATGTAAGCAACAGAAGTTTTGAGTCCAACGATTTAAGAAATGCTTTTAAAATGAATGCCCTCATTCAAGTACAGGCAATTTCTAAAAAAGAAGCTAAGAAGAGATATATTGAAATTATCGAAAATCTATATCCAAAACCGTGGTGATTTTATATTTTAAACAGAAATCATAAAGCCTCAAAAGATCTAATCTTTTGAGACTTTTACTTATAATTTTAGGACTGCTTACCTAATCTTTCTTTCTAAGAATATATATAGCTAGTGCCGTCAAACATAAAACTGCAGCGCCTAAAACGATCACTATAGTAACAAATGGATTCATAATTATTCTCTTTTGTTCAATATGTATTTCATGTACTTAATTGCACCTATAACGAGTACTACGACGATAATCATAGAAGCTCCTAGAAATAGAAGCGCTTTAGCGTCTGTGGTACTCATATAGATTTATTTCAAAGCTTTCATACTAGCTTCTATCGTGTCGATTTTCGCAAGAGCATCAGCCTCTTTTTTCTTTTCTATAGCTACAACCGCATCTGGCGCGTTGCTTACAAATCGTTCATTACCTAGCTTCTTTTGTACACCTATCAAGAAACCTTTTGCTCTCTTGAGCTCAGCCTCCAGTTTTTCAAGCTCTGCAGCGACATCTATATTACCTTCTAGTGGTATGAAATACTCATTAGACTTCACACGATAGCTAGCAGCGCCGGCAAGTTGCTCATTAATCACCTCAACATTAGAAACATTACCCATTTTTTGAATTAATGAGTTATATTCCAAACTTAGGTTTTCGTTATTGATTGTTTTTAGTTCGATCTCGTTTTTGAAAGCAATTTGCTTCTCCTTGCGTACCGTTCTTATTCCAGCAATAACATCTTGAACTAATTCAAAATCGGTCAAAATTTGATCATCAACTTCTCCTACTTCTGGCCAACTATTTACACATAATGCGTCTTCTGGTTTACGATCAATTATTGCCTGCCATAATTCCTCAGATATAAAAGGCGTAAAAGGGTGAATCAATCTCAAATTATCTTCAAAAAGCTCGATTACTTGGGCAATAGTTTTTGCATCAATAGGTTTTTGATATTCTGGCTTTACTATCTCTAGCAACCAGCCACAAAAATCATCATAAATCAATTTATAAGACGACATCAAGACATCACTTATTCTGTATTTAGAATAATGATCTTCTATTTCTTCTAGCACCTTATTGAATCTGCTCTTGTACCAGGCGATTCCCTGAGCGGCGTGCAATGGTTGTTCTAGCGATTTATCAACTTCCCATTTATCAATTAAACCAGTGTATGCACTATAGATTTTATTTACAAATCCTTTACCTTGTTGACATAGTTTTTCATCAAACATGATGTCATTTCCAGCCGCAGCACTTAATAACAAGCCAACTCTTACACCATCTGCTCCATACTCTTCAATAAGTTTTAAAGCATCTGGTGAATTACCTAGAGACTTAGACATTTTGCGTCTTTGCTTATCTCTTACTAAACCAGTTAAATAAACTTTGTCAAAAGGCTTTTCACCTCTTAATTCATACCCAGCAACAATCATTCTAGCCACCCAAAAGAAAAGGATATCTGGTCCAGTTACTAAATCTCTTGTCGGATAATAATAATTGATCTCCTCATTATTTGGCTCTAAAACTCCGTTAAAAACACTTATAGGCCATAACCAACTCGAGAACCACGTGTCCAAAACATCATTTTCCTGACGTAAGTCTTCTGGTTGTAAATTGTTGTTATTAGTTCGCTTTCGCGAAAGCGTAACAGCTTCTTCTACACTACTCGCAACTACAAAATCCTCTTTTCCATCACCAAAATAATAAGCAGGAATACGCTGTCCCCACATTAGTTGTCTTGAGATATTCCAATCGCGTACATTTTCCATCCAGTGGAAATAGGTACTTTTAAATTTAGGCGGCAACAGCTCTACAATATCATTTCTTACAGCATCAATAGCAGGTTGTGCAAGATCTTCCATCTTTAAGAACCATTGATCTGATAATCTAGGTTCAATTACGGCCTTTGTACGCTCACTAGTTCCTACTTTATGAACATGATCTTCTTTCTTTATTAAAAATCCTTTTTCTTCAAGCTCCTGAGAAATCTCTTTACGCACTGCAAAACGATCCTTACCGACATAATGAAGACCAAAACTATTTAAAGTTGCATCTTCATTGAAGATATCAATAACTTCAAGATGGTGCGTCTCTCCTATCTTCTTATCATTTTCATCATGAGCTGGTGTGATTTTTAACGCTCCTGTACCAAATTCCATGTCTACATACTCGTCTGCAATGACAGGAATCTCTCTATTTACTATAGGTACGATAACTGTCTTACCTACTAATGATGTATATCGTTCATCTTCTGGATGCACACAAATTGCAGTATCACCTAGAATAGTTTCTGGGCGAGTTGTAGCTATGCTTACAAAGTCTTCGCTTCCTTTGATTTGATATTTCAGATGGTATAAGTGACCATTGCGCTCCTCATAAATAACTTCTTCATCACTTAGAGTTGTTTTTGCTTCAGGATCCCAATTTACCATACGGTAACCTCGGTAAATTAGCCCTTTATTATAAAGATCGATAAAGACTTTTATAACAGATGCAGACATATCGTCATCTAACGTAAACTTAGTTCTAGACCAGTCACAACTAGCTCCTAGTTTTTTGAGTTGCTCTAATATAATACCACCGTATTCATCAGTCCAGTCCCAAGCATGTTTTAAAAATTCTTCTCGAGTGAGGTCATTTTTATCGATACCTTGCTCTTTAAGCTTTTTTACCACCTTTGCTTCAGTTGCAATTGATGCATGGTCAGTTCCAGGAACCCAACATGCATTATATCCTTTTAAACGAGCACGACGGATTAAAACATCCTGAATAGTGTTGTTTAACATGTGTCCCATATGTAAGACTCCGGTCACATTAGGTGGCGGAATTACTATAGTGTAGCTCTCTCTTTCATCTGGTACCGATGAAAAGAAGTCATTTTCCATCCAGTATTGATACCATTTCTCTTCGCTCTTTTTAGAATCGTACTTTGACGCTAGGGACATGTTTGGCTTAATTTTTGAAATTGACTTACAAAAGTACTATTAAGTTAAAAATTACGCAGCATTAACCATGACTTTAAGCTCGATAGTTTACTTTTATTAATTGAAATCAATAATGATGAAAAATTTACTACTTCCATTCTTGCTAACGGCCTTTTTATTTTCTGGTTTAAATGCTCAGAATAATAGTTCGCTTGATCCATTAACAACTATAGAGTTTGAAACAACAACTATAGATTATGGAGAAATAGCTAAAGGAAGTGATGGTGTAAGAACGTTTACTTTTAAAAATACTGGTAATAATCCACTAAAGATTTATAAAGTTTATTCTTCATGCAGCTGCGATATCTTATCAAAACCTGAGGACCCTATAAACCCTGGAGAAAATGGCGAGATCAAGGTAAAATATGACACTAATAAAGTAGGTCCTATCGTTAAAACTATTACGGTTTATGTAAACATTGAGAAGAAACTTGTTCCATTGCGTCTTAAGGGAATTGTTTTAAAAAGTTCTTAGATTACAAAATCAATGGGATATTTTTAAATTTTACCTTAAACTCTTCATCTCCTCTCTTAAGTTTTATTCTTAAGTTTTTATAAGGGTTTTTATAAAACAACTGACTTACTCTATGTAAGGTGAGTTGTCTTTGTCTGTAACCATTAATAGAAATAATTTGATCTCCTACTTCTATTCCTGCTTTATCTCCTGGAGAATTTTCTCTTACGTAATCTATAAAAATTTTGGGTACGTATTTGTAAGATATCTCAAGAGTACTTGAAACCGTCACTTTGCGTGCTGTAATACTACCATAATCATCTTTATCTTGAGAAAAGTTTCTTCCTATTTCTGTGAACAACTTTGTTTCTCCTCTCTGTATTCCTAAACCACTCATATTATAGTAAAAACCCTCGTTAAAGAATCTATTGGGTTTCATTGCTATTTTTTTGTTGGGATAATCAATGATTACATCATATCTGCGTAATATTTCTCCTCCTAGACTCCCATCATTAGACACCGATGTTCTTTCCACATTATGGTATTTTTTATAGGGATAGGAAACAGAGACTTTCTGAAGCGATGTATCAAATAAATCAATCGAATTTACCTTAGTTCTTAAACCATAAATTTTACCATTAATACCAAACCCTAAATAGTCTTCAAAACTATTATCCATAGTAAATGTTTCATCTATCTCATTGAACACCCATAATGCATCACCACTTCCTGTGTCAATGAGAAAATCGTACGCTCCATTGAGCAGGTCATTTTCTAGTTTTATTTGGACCAAAGGCCTTCCGTTTTTGACTTTTAAATCAAACTGCTTTTTCTTGCGCAATGATCTAGGCAAATCCTCATAATTAGAATATGCTCTTACATAAGATTTTCTATAATCGAGATGAATTACAAAATTTTTAAAAAAATCGATTCCCAATAAGCCATGTACTTCGACATCGACTTTTGAAGAAAGGTCTATTTCCTTATCGCTTAGAACTAACACCTCGGCATTCTTATTATGAATATGATCGCCTATTTCTATCGTATTCCCTTTTGACTGGTATGCTTTAAGAAACTCTTTGTCACCATAACCTCTCACCTTTATATAATCACCTTCTCTTAAGCTTAAAGAATCAATACCTTTTAGATTAAAAATGATAGTTTTATTAGCACCAGTATCAAGTATAAAGTTAAACTCAACATTGTTAATTTTCACAGGCATTACTATAAGGTTAGAATGCTCCCTAAAAGCAATTTTTTCTTTTGTGACTCCTTCTTTAAACACAAAACCTTCTTGACTACATCCATTTTGATAACCAAGTAAAATTAAAAGAAATACAATCGTAAATTTCATAGTATCTAAATATAATAATAAGTACATATTATATACTAATACTTACTATTATAAAAGATACTTTTCAAATGATTAAGGCTGTTTACGCTACCAAAACAACATATGTGATCTTTAAAAAAATATGAGGACCATTTAGATATTATA is drawn from Nonlabens dokdonensis DSW-6 and contains these coding sequences:
- a CDS encoding aspartyl protease family protein, which gives rise to MKFTIVFLLILLGYQNGCSQEGFVFKEGVTKEKIAFREHSNLIVMPVKINNVEFNFILDTGANKTIIFNLKGIDSLSLREGDYIKVRGYGDKEFLKAYQSKGNTIEIGDHIHNKNAEVLVLSDKEIDLSSKVDVEVHGLLGIDFFKNFVIHLDYRKSYVRAYSNYEDLPRSLRKKKQFDLKVKNGRPLVQIKLENDLLNGAYDFLIDTGSGDALWVFNEIDETFTMDNSFEDYLGFGINGKIYGLRTKVNSIDLFDTSLQKVSVSYPYKKYHNVERTSVSNDGSLGGEILRRYDVIIDYPNKKIAMKPNRFFNEGFYYNMSGLGIQRGETKLFTEIGRNFSQDKDDYGSITARKVTVSSTLEISYKYVPKIFIDYVRENSPGDKAGIEVGDQIISINGYRQRQLTLHRVSQLFYKNPYKNLRIKLKRGDEEFKVKFKNIPLIL
- a CDS encoding DUF1573 domain-containing protein; protein product: MKNLLLPFLLTAFLFSGLNAQNNSSLDPLTTIEFETTTIDYGEIAKGSDGVRTFTFKNTGNNPLKIYKVYSSCSCDILSKPEDPINPGENGEIKVKYDTNKVGPIVKTITVYVNIEKKLVPLRLKGIVLKSS
- a CDS encoding acyl-CoA-binding protein, giving the protein MTEKELDKKFNAAFAKASSEEQSLVPPDLQLHLYAYYKRAIDEPYVSNRSFESNDLRNAFKMNALIQVQAISKKEAKKRYIEIIENLYPKPW
- a CDS encoding valine--tRNA ligase, translating into MSLASKYDSKKSEEKWYQYWMENDFFSSVPDERESYTIVIPPPNVTGVLHMGHMLNNTIQDVLIRRARLKGYNACWVPGTDHASIATEAKVVKKLKEQGIDKNDLTREEFLKHAWDWTDEYGGIILEQLKKLGASCDWSRTKFTLDDDMSASVIKVFIDLYNKGLIYRGYRMVNWDPEAKTTLSDEEVIYEERNGHLYHLKYQIKGSEDFVSIATTRPETILGDTAICVHPEDERYTSLVGKTVIVPIVNREIPVIADEYVDMEFGTGALKITPAHDENDKKIGETHHLEVIDIFNEDATLNSFGLHYVGKDRFAVRKEISQELEEKGFLIKKEDHVHKVGTSERTKAVIEPRLSDQWFLKMEDLAQPAIDAVRNDIVELLPPKFKSTYFHWMENVRDWNISRQLMWGQRIPAYYFGDGKEDFVVASSVEEAVTLSRKRTNNNNLQPEDLRQENDVLDTWFSSWLWPISVFNGVLEPNNEEINYYYPTRDLVTGPDILFFWVARMIVAGYELRGEKPFDKVYLTGLVRDKQRRKMSKSLGNSPDALKLIEEYGADGVRVGLLLSAAAGNDIMFDEKLCQQGKGFVNKIYSAYTGLIDKWEVDKSLEQPLHAAQGIAWYKSRFNKVLEEIEDHYSKYRISDVLMSSYKLIYDDFCGWLLEIVKPEYQKPIDAKTIAQVIELFEDNLRLIHPFTPFISEELWQAIIDRKPEDALCVNSWPEVGEVDDQILTDFELVQDVIAGIRTVRKEKQIAFKNEIELKTINNENLSLEYNSLIQKMGNVSNVEVINEQLAGAASYRVKSNEYFIPLEGNIDVAAELEKLEAELKRAKGFLIGVQKKLGNERFVSNAPDAVVAIEKKKEADALAKIDTIEASMKALK